The Bacillus sp. 2205SS5-2 genomic sequence GAAATGAACAAGCGTTAATTAAAATCGGCAGAATACTTGACGTTACGATGAAACTAAACGGTGAACCCGTAAAGTTTGAGCTTGAAGATGTTTCGCAAAAATTTATTATCCAAAACAGTCCGGCAGAATAGTCATCTTTACGGGTGACTATTTTTGCTTATGTACTCATTGAATCTTGGAGGGAAAAACATGAATCTACCGAATAAAATTACCATTTCTAGAATATTTATGATCCCAGTTTTTTTAATTTTTATGCTCGTTCCGTTTGGGTGGGGTGACATTACTGTACTGGGTACCACGATGCCAATAGCTCATTTCGTATCGGCTATTATTTTTATTATCGCTTCTACAACCGATTGGGTAGATGGTTATTATGCAAGAAAATATAATATGGTTACAAATCTAGGTAAATTTTTAGACCCGTTAGCAGACAAACTTCTTGTTTCAGCCGCTTTTATCGTGTTAGTGGATCTTGAATTAGCTTCAACTTGGATTGTCATCTTGATCATTTCTAGAGAATTTGCGGTAACGGGCTTGCGCCTTGTTTTAGCAGGTACAGGTGAGGTCGTTGCAGCAAATCAGTTAGGTAAAATTAAAACATGGGCTCAAATCGTCGCTATTTCCGCACTGCTATTGCATAATATTCTTTTTCAAAGTATCTCAATACCATTTGCAACGATTGCCCTGTGGGTTGCTTTATTCTTTACGATTTGGTCTGGCTGGGATTATTTTTATAAAAATAGAGCGGCTTTTAAAAATTCAAAATAGCCTAGTACAGGAGGGTGAATAATATGCATGCTGAAATAATTGCGATCGGATCGGAACTCCTTCTTGGACAAATTGTTAACACTAATGCGAAATATTTATCAAATGAATTAGCGGATATTGGGATATCCGTTTTTCATCATACGGTTGTAGGAGATAACAAAGACCGACTTAAAAATGCAATTGAAATTGCGGAATCTCGTGCATCGCTCATACTTTTCACGGGTGGGCTCGGTCCGACTAAAGATGATTTAACAAAGGAAACGATCGCTGATCATCTAGGTGTTGAGTTAGAATACAACGAGGAAGCAATGGAACGGATTCAAGGGTACTACCAAAAAGTGAATAAAACGATGTCAGAAAATAATCGTAAGCAAGCACTTATTCTTCAACAGTCGCGTGTATTACCGAATGATTTTGGTATGGCCCCAGGTATGTTCTACAAAGGGAAGAACCATCAATACATGCTGTTGCCAGGTCCACCTAGGGAATTAGAGCCTATGTTTAATTTATATGCCCGACCTATTTTGATGGCTGAAACAAATGAAAAACAAGTCATTAAATCGAGAGTGTTACGTTTTTTTGGGATAGGTGAGTCACAGTTGGAGACAGATATCATGGATATTATTGATACCCAAACCAATCCGACTGTTGCACCTTTAGCTGATGACGGGGAAGTGACACTACGATTGACTGCCAAACATACGAATGTGATCGAAGCGGATAAGCTCTTGCAGGGAATAGAAGCTCGGATCACAGAGCGTGTAGGTGAATACTTATATGGGTACAATGATACTTCTCTGATGAATGAAGTTGTCCATTTCTTAAAGAAGCAAGGGAAAACAATTGCGACAGCTGAAAGTTTAACAGGTGGTATGTTTAGTTCAGCCCTTACCTCATATGCAGGGATTAGCGCAAGCTTTCTTGGTGGAATCGTTTGTTATTCCAATGATGCGAAGCAAAATTTTTTAGATGTTTCTACAGAAACGCTGTCCTCAAAAGGAGCGGTAAGTGGCGAATGTGCTGCTGAACTTGCAGGAAATATACGTAACAAAATGAACAGTGATCTAGGAATTAGCTTTACGGGTGTCGCGGGACCAAATTCAAGTGAAGGGAAAGAAGTGGGGACTGTCTATATCGGTTTAGCCATCAAAGGACAAAAAACGAACGTCTATTCGCTTCAGCTTGCTGGGAATCGTGAATCAATTCGAATGCGTGCTGTAAAATATGGATGCTACTATTTATTGAAACAATTACAAAAATAATCTGTGAACCCATTTCTTAGGACAGAAATGGGCTTTATTGAATTAGCTGTGTTAAACAATTCTGT encodes the following:
- the pgsA gene encoding CDP-diacylglycerol--glycerol-3-phosphate 3-phosphatidyltransferase, giving the protein MNLPNKITISRIFMIPVFLIFMLVPFGWGDITVLGTTMPIAHFVSAIIFIIASTTDWVDGYYARKYNMVTNLGKFLDPLADKLLVSAAFIVLVDLELASTWIVILIISREFAVTGLRLVLAGTGEVVAANQLGKIKTWAQIVAISALLLHNILFQSISIPFATIALWVALFFTIWSGWDYFYKNRAAFKNSK
- a CDS encoding competence/damage-inducible protein A, which produces MHAEIIAIGSELLLGQIVNTNAKYLSNELADIGISVFHHTVVGDNKDRLKNAIEIAESRASLILFTGGLGPTKDDLTKETIADHLGVELEYNEEAMERIQGYYQKVNKTMSENNRKQALILQQSRVLPNDFGMAPGMFYKGKNHQYMLLPGPPRELEPMFNLYARPILMAETNEKQVIKSRVLRFFGIGESQLETDIMDIIDTQTNPTVAPLADDGEVTLRLTAKHTNVIEADKLLQGIEARITERVGEYLYGYNDTSLMNEVVHFLKKQGKTIATAESLTGGMFSSALTSYAGISASFLGGIVCYSNDAKQNFLDVSTETLSSKGAVSGECAAELAGNIRNKMNSDLGISFTGVAGPNSSEGKEVGTVYIGLAIKGQKTNVYSLQLAGNRESIRMRAVKYGCYYLLKQLQK